A part of Molothrus aeneus isolate 106 unplaced genomic scaffold, BPBGC_Maene_1.0 scaffold_30, whole genome shotgun sequence genomic DNA contains:
- the LOC136570056 gene encoding beta-1,3-galactosyltransferase 2-like, with protein MKLPPSCRLLLLPAAAALALLALHARRSVPPGSPGTAPPGPAAPRPGNATEPARPTRHPLQPPYPYPYRFLLNHPDKCRERAPFLVLLVVTSPQDLAARDAVRRTWGDEGAVPGLAVLRLFLLGVHPAFGAELRPVLEEEDALHGDLLQQDFLDTYNNLTLKTLMGLEWVSRFCPNASYVMKADHDVFLNLEYLAGLLRPPRTDFLTGYVYRRTGPLRNRAYKWFVPREVYPNDTYPPYCGGPGYVLSGDLALRVFRVAQALPVINMEDAFVGICLHALGVPVTEPPPGAFTMYRLDYERCRFARLAMVHHYGPQELLRLWPHFRNASARCP; from the coding sequence ATGAAGCTGCCCCCGAGCTGccgcctgctcctgctgcccgcGGCCGCGGCCCTGgcgctgctggccctgcacgcCCGGCGCTCGGTgccccccggcagccccggcacggcgccccccggccccgccgccccgcgccccggcaACGCCACGGAGCCGGCGCGGCCCACGCGGCACCCGCTGCAGCCGCCGTACCCGTACCCGTACCGCTTCCTGCTGAACCACCCCGACAAGTGCCGGGAGCGGGCGCcgttcctggtgctgctggtggtgacGTCCCCCCAGGACCTGGCGGCGCGGGACGCCGTGCGCCGCACCTGGGGCGACGAGGGCGCCGTGCCGGGGCTGGCGGTGCTGCGGCTCTTCCTGCTGGGCGTGCACCCCGCGTTCGGCGCCGAGCTGCGCCCcgtgctggaggaggaggacgcGCTGCACGGggacctgctgcagcaggacttCCTGGACACCTACAACAACCTGACGCTCAAGACGCTCATGGGGCTCGAGTGGGTGAGCCGCTTCTGCCCCAACGCCAGCTACGTGATGAAGGCCGACCACGACGTCTTCCTCAACCTGGAGTACCTGGCGGGGCTGCTGCGGCCGCCCAGGACGGACTTCCTGACGGGCTACGTGTACCGGCGGACGGGCCCGCTGCGGAACCGCGCCTACAAGTGGTTCGTGCCGCGGGAGGTGTACCCCAACGACACCTACCCGCCCTACTGCGGCGGGCCCGGCTACGTGCTCTCGGGGGACCTGGCGCTGCGCGTGTTCCGCGTGGCGCAGGCGCTGCCCGTCATCAACATGGAGGACGCCTTCGTGGGCATCTGCCTGCACGCGCTGGGCGTGCCGGTGACGGAGCCGCCGCCCGGAGCCTTCACCATGTACCGGCTGGACTACGAGCGCTGCCGCTTCGCCAGGCTGGCCATGGTGCACCACTACgggccccaggagctgctccgcCTGTGGCCGCACTTCCGCAACGCCTCCGCCCGGTGTCCCTAG
- the QTRT1 gene encoding queuine tRNA-ribosyltransferase catalytic subunit 1 — protein MAAPAAGPVPVLRIVAECGRSRARAGELRLPHGSVPCPVFMPVGTRGTAKGLTAAQLAALGCRICLGNTFHLGTRPGSELVRRAGGLHGFMDWPHNLLTDSGGFQMVSLLELSEVSEEGVRFQPPHGGEQILLSPEKSMEIQNALGADIVMQLDDVVSSTTTGPRVEEAMNRSIRWLDRCVAAHARPQQQLLFAIIQGGLDPDLRLRCIRAMTQRDVPGFAIGGLSGGEAKAQFWRTVKLSTEHLPRDKPRYLMGVGYATDLVVCVALGCDMFDCVFPTRTARFGSALVPWGSLQLKNQQFAKDFRPIDADCGCPTCQRYSRAYLHALLRSNTAALHLLTLHNIAYQMKLMGSIRDSIVQQRFPEFVREFMDTMYGGRGGPPAWAREALESVGIPLG, from the exons ATGGCGGCGCCCGCGGCGGGCCCGGTGCCGGTGCTGCGGATCGTGGCCGAGTGCGGGCGGAGCCGCGCCCGGGCCGGGGAGCTGCGGCTGCCGCACGGCTCCGTGCCCTGCCCCGTGTTCATGCCCGTGGGCACCCGCGGCACCGCCAAGGGCCTGACGGCCGCGCAGCTGGCGGCGCTCGGCTGCCGCATCTGCCTGGGCAACACCTTCCACCTGGGCACGCGGCCG GGCTCGGAGCTGGTCCGGCGTGCCGGGGGCCTGCACGGCTTCATGGACTGGCCCCACAACCTGCTGACG gACAGCGGGGGGTTCCAGATGGTTTCGCTGCTGGAGCTGTCGGAGGTGTCGGAGGAGGGGGTTCGGTTCCAGCCCCCCCACGGCGGGGAGCAGATCCTGCTGAGCCCCGAGAAATCCATGGAGATCCAGAACGCCCTGG GGGCCGATATCGTGATGCAGTTGGACGATGTCGTGAGCAGCACCACGACGGGGCCGCGCGTCGAGGAGGCCATGAACAG gtcCATTCGCTGGCTCGATCGCTGCGTCGCCGCCCACGCCcgcccccagcagcagctgctcttcgCCATCATCCAGGGGGGGCTGGACCCCGACCTGCGCCTGCGCTGCATCCGAG CCATGACCCAGCGGGACGTGCCCGGCTTCGCCATCGGGGGCCTGAGCGGGGGCGAGGCCAAGGCTCAGTTCTGGCGCACGGTGAAGCTGAGCACGGAGCACCTGCCCCGGGACAAGCCCCGCTACCTGATGGGCGTGGG CTACGCCACGGACCTGGTGGTGTGCGTGGCGCTGGGCTGCGACATGTTCGACTGCGTGTTCCCCACCCGCACCGCG CGTTTCGGTTCCGCCCTGGtgccctgggggtccctgcagcTCAAAAACCAACAATTCGCCAAGGATTTCCGGCCCATCGACGCCGACTGCGGCTGCCCCACCTGCCAGAG GTACTCCCGGGCGTACCTGCACGCGCTGCTGCGCTCCAACACGGCCGCGCTGCACCTGCTCACCCTGCACAACATCGCCTACCAG ATGAAGCTGATGGGCtccatcagggacagcatcGTCCAGCAGCGCTTCCCCGAGTTCGTGCGGGAGTTCATGGACACCATGTacggggggcggggggggcccccagcctgggctcGGGAGGCCCTGGAGTCTGTGGGGATCCCCCTGGGCTGA